The following is a genomic window from Streptomyces sp. BHT-5-2.
GGGTTGCGGACGCGGGCCGAGCGGGGGCTGCGCAAGCATCTGGAGGAGTGCGCGCGGTGCCGGAGCGCGGCGCTGGAGGTCGCGGACGTCAACGAGCGGATCGGGGCGCTGCTGCCGGTCGCGGTCATCGGTTGGTTCGCGGCCGGGTACGCCGTCAAGGGGGCCGCCGCGGTGGCCGGGTTCGCCGGGGCCGGGGCGGCGGCCGGGGCCGGGGCGGCCGCGGCCGCCTCGGGGTCCGGTTCCGGGGCGTCGGGCGGTGCCGGCGGGGCGGCCGCGGGCGAGGGGCTGGCCGCGCCGGTGAAGATCGGCATCGGGGCCGGGCTGGTGGTCGCGGCGGGTGCGGCGCTGGCGTTCGCGCTGGCCGGGTCGCCGGCACCGGCGCCGCACCCGCGGGCGCAGCCGCGGCCGTCGTCCGTGCCCGCCCCGGCGCCGTCGCCCACCCCGCGGCCGCCGGTCGGCGCGCCGGGCGCCAAGCCGGTCCCGGAGCCGACTCCGACGCCCACGCCCACGCCCACGCCGTCCGAGCCGACCCGTACGCCGGCCCCGACGCCCAGTCCGGCGCCGCCGAAGCCGTCGCCACCTGCCACACCCACGCCGACACCCACACCCACACCCACACCCACACCGACTCCCACGCCTGCCCCCACGCCGCCGACGACCTATCAAGTCGACGCACTGGCATACGACTTCGCGGGGGACGGCACCGGACCGGAGGTCCGTACGCTCGACAGCAGCTGGCTGTGGCGGCGGCACCACCCGAGCATCGGCGGGACGGCCTATCCCAACGGGGTGAGCGTGCACGCCTCGTCCTCGGTGGTCATCGACCTCAACCGGCAGTGCACGGCCTACGACGCGATGGCCGGTGTGGACGACCTCGGCCTGGGGCTGGGCGCGTTGCGCTTCTCGGTGTACGCGGACGGGGTGCGGCTGTGGCGGTCGGCGGTGGTGCACGGCGGTGAGGCGGCGGTGCCGGTACATGTCCCGTTGGCGGGGCGGAAGACGCTGCGCCTGGTGGTCGAACCGCGGGAGGCGGGCGATCTGGTGGCGCTGGGGGACTGGGCCCGGGCGCGGATCAGCTGTCGGTGAGCGGCCGACGCCCCGGTTCTGTCGGGGCGTTCGGGCTGGTTCCGTCCGGGCGCCCGGCCCGGTTCGTCGGGGCGGGCTCCTGTGGGGGCGGGGCTCCCGTCGGGGTCGCTGGTCGTCTGTGGTGGCGGGGGCCGGGGGCTCCTCCTGTTCGCTGTCCACTGGGGCGTAGTGGCTCCGTCGGCCGTAGCCGCCCAACGGGGCGCAGCATGCCTCGGGAGGCGGCCGGCAGGGCAGTCATGGCCGAAGCTCCGGAGCGAGCGCCGGCGTGCAGCGGTCCGACCCGCGGGCGAGTCGGTCGCTTCCCCAGCGTGCGTCCGGTCGCCGTGCGCCGGAGGTCGGCGCCGTTCTGCCGGGCGCGTCGGAGGGTGGGCGTGCGCCGGATGTCCGCCCCCAGGGAAGGGCGGGGCGGGGTGGCCGGTGGGAGTGGTCGTCCCGGGGCGGCGGGGCCCGGTGCCGGGCGGGTCAGGTGAGTCGTGCGCGGGGGACGCCCCCGGCGAGCGCCCGTTGCCGGGGGGCCTCCGCGCCCGTCCAGCACGAGCCGCGGCGGGCCAGCAGTCGGCGCAACCACAGTTCCGTGGCGGCCAGTTCGGCCAGACCGTCCAGGGGGAGCGGGGCGCCGTCGGCCGCCGCCCGGAGTGCGCTGCGGACCACCCGTGCCTCGATCAGCCCGGCGTCCGCGAGCAGCGGCGCGTCGAAGAGCCGGAGCAGTTCGCCGACCGCGGCGCGCAGGCCGGCGCGGGCGGCGGCGGTGTGGGTGTGCGGGACGGCGGCGCCCCAGCCGGGCGGCAGGTCCCGTACGCCGGCGCCGGCCAGGACCGCGCGCAGGACGGACGCCCGGGCGCCGGGCTGGACCCGGAGGGTGTCGGGCAGCGCGCGGCAGGCGAGCACCACCTGGTTGTCCAGGAAGGGGGCGTGCAGCCGCTGGCTGCGGACCTCGGCGGCCTGCTCGAAGATCCGGTGGTCGGCGGCCTGACGGGCCAGGGCGGCGCGGGCCCGCCGTTCGCCGGGGCGGCCCGCGGCCGGCGAGCGGTGCGCGGCGTCCCCGAGGCGGACCGACACCTCGGCCAGGGCCTCCCCGGTGAGCCAGCGGGCCGCGGGCCCGGGGCGGCACCAGGTGAGCGCGGCCAGTGAGGCGTCCACCGCGCCGGCGGCCACCGGCTCGTCGGCGAACCGCCGCTCCAACAGGAGGCGCGCGGCCTCGGCGATCCCGGTGGCGTAGGGGGTGCGGGCGAGCTTCCGGGCGGCGCGGTAGACGGTGAACGGGACCAGGACGGAGTGCGCGGACGGGCCGTCGGCCCTGGCCAACGCGGTGACCGGGCGCAGCAGATGGCGCCGGCGGCGGTCCATCAGGAGGTCGGCGAGGCGGGCCGGGTGGGCGTCGAGGACCTGGCGGGCGCCGTTGCCGACGAAGTGGTCGGCGCCGCCGGACAGCAGGCGTCTGCGGTGCCGGCCGGCGAGGGTCAGCGAGGGGCCGGGCTCGTCCGTGAGCGGGAGGGCGTCCAGGCCGGTGTACGGGAGGGCCTCCTCGCCGGCCGCGACGACGACGTGGTGCAGCCGGGGATCGGCGGCGAGGCCGCGGGCGCGCTCCAGCTCCGCCTCGTGCTGGGCCCGGTCGCCGTGCGCGGCGCGGTCGTTGAAGGTGACCGCCAGCAGGCGCTCGCCGTGGCCGTCGATCCGCCCGGGCTGCCCGGGGAGGCCGGCGGCCAGGAGGGCGAGCGTGCCGGAGGCGCTGCCTCCGGAGAGGTCGGCGCCGATGCCGGGGGCGGGGCCGCCGCGCGCCGCCCGCCGCTCCGCGGGGCCCATGCCGGG
Proteins encoded in this region:
- a CDS encoding sigma-70 family RNA polymerase sigma factor; amino-acid sequence: MGVDGRDERRGESVERPSDQVPGQAGPPDAASTGDGTEETGPSVPAQRSRSRRPEQPSDGLVDGAAEERGAGLPPSDAVLLAALRAGDDSAYEELYRRHAEAVRRYARGCCRDAHTAEDLTGEVFARTLQAVRGGAGPDAAVRAYLLTTVRRVAAHWARTARREQLVEDFAVFAVSAAGTALDDDTMDPGADVRAMHEAEQTMAVQAFRSLPERYQTVLWHTTVEDGSPSEVAPLLGLTANATAVLAHRAREGLKQAYLQAHVSQSLTAGGDCARYADRLGAYARGGLRTRAERGLRKHLEECARCRSAALEVADVNERIGALLPVAVIGWFAAGYAVKGAAAVAGFAGAGAAAGAGAAAAASGSGSGASGGAGGAAAGEGLAAPVKIGIGAGLVVAAGAALAFALAGSPAPAPHPRAQPRPSSVPAPAPSPTPRPPVGAPGAKPVPEPTPTPTPTPTPSEPTRTPAPTPSPAPPKPSPPATPTPTPTPTPTPTPTPTPAPTPPTTYQVDALAYDFAGDGTGPEVRTLDSSWLWRRHHPSIGGTAYPNGVSVHASSSVVIDLNRQCTAYDAMAGVDDLGLGLGALRFSVYADGVRLWRSAVVHGGEAAVPVHVPLAGRKTLRLVVEPREAGDLVALGDWARARISCR
- a CDS encoding asparagine synthase-related protein; the encoded protein is MRWLVGWSSAATTGKECRALLPVGAQLLWGDPDPLWAVGDWRPHEVRVVQSDPETRLAVFGVCGATDDQLKVALLAARGGALRHLTAWPGGYTAVARVGRRITITGDLAGARPVFHTRWAGGTAYATAALPLADLVGAGLDVGHLAARLACPDAPEALGAGTPYDGVRRIPPGHALVLRTGSSEIASYEPPASLAVAAPQLAPEQAVDGVREALVEAVRARLAAPRFAPDPDGPDRLDPGPVPGMGPAERRAARGGPAPGIGADLSGGSASGTLALLAAGLPGQPGRIDGHGERLLAVTFNDRAAHGDRAQHEAELERARGLAADPRLHHVVVAAGEEALPYTGLDALPLTDEPGPSLTLAGRHRRRLLSGGADHFVGNGARQVLDAHPARLADLLMDRRRRHLLRPVTALARADGPSAHSVLVPFTVYRAARKLARTPYATGIAEAARLLLERRFADEPVAAGAVDASLAALTWCRPGPAARWLTGEALAEVSVRLGDAAHRSPAAGRPGERRARAALARQAADHRIFEQAAEVRSQRLHAPFLDNQVVLACRALPDTLRVQPGARASVLRAVLAGAGVRDLPPGWGAAVPHTHTAAARAGLRAAVGELLRLFDAPLLADAGLIEARVVRSALRAAADGAPLPLDGLAELAATELWLRRLLARRGSCWTGAEAPRQRALAGGVPRARLT